In Penaeus chinensis breed Huanghai No. 1 chromosome 26, ASM1920278v2, whole genome shotgun sequence, a single genomic region encodes these proteins:
- the LOC125038908 gene encoding lymphokine-activated killer T-cell-originated protein kinase-like produces the protein MSQRGDKAESENEVQILNGSKNDDDFKTPQQMRTRSILQKDAEPLTPTLLVPPSPRMKQLGYGTGVNVFLMERFSPMRGCYKSPWAVKKINSRLQDQSKEYCKRLSYEACILKSLKHPNIIGYRTYTTSKDGTLCLAMESGEKSLADLIETHQEKELGPFSPQKILKVARDVASALQYLHEDKRILHGDLKSANILIIGDFKTAKLCDFGVSLKLDEKGVAICKDDCYIGTECWSAPEALVGDTISYKTDMFAYGLILWEMISLSPPHVDKLSSESTDEVVDEETRLMLEMEREDSFQKALGTRPALPDVILEDEYLPVLEIFYACTDSDPEKRPSAGQILHVIDCLEDLEINDSSSMKDCGE, from the exons ATGTCTCAACGCGGAGATAAAGCAGAAAGCGAGAACGAGGTGCAGATACTCAATGGCAGTAAG AACGATGATGATTTCAAGACACCGCAGCAGATGCGAACTAGATCAATATTGCAGAAAGATGCAGAGCCTTTGACCCCCACACTCCTCGTTCCACCGTCGCCAAGGATGAAGCAGCTGGGCTATGGAACAG GTGTAAATGTCTTCCTAATGGAGCGTTTTTCACCAATGCGTGGTTGCTACAAGTCACCTTGGGCTGTTAAGAAGATTAATAG CAGGCTTCAAGATCAGTCCAAAGAATACTGCAAGAGACTGAGCTATGAGGCTTGCATACTTAAGTCTCTCAAGCACCCGAACATCATTGGCTACCGCACGTACACCACTAGCAAGGATGGCACCCTGTGTCTGGCCATGGAGAGTGGGGAGAAGTCCCTCGCAGACCTCATAGAAACCCATCAGGAGAAGGAGCTTGGTCCATTTTCCCCTCAGAAAATACTCAAG GTTGCAAGGGATGTTGCTTCTGCTCTTCAGTATCTTCATGAAGACAAGCGGATACTGCATGGTGACTTAAAGAGTGCTAACATACTCATCATTGGGGACTTTAAGACTGCTAAGCTTTGTGATTTTGGAGTGTCACTAAAGTTGGATGAAAAG GGTGTGGCAATCTGCAAAGATGACTGTTATATAGGGACTGAGTGTTGGTCTGCCCCAGAAGCCCTTGTCGGAGATACCATTTCTTACAAGACAGATATGTTTGCCTATGGCCTTATTCTCTG GGAAAtgatctctctttccccaccccacGTGGATAAACTCAGCTCCGAATCCACTGATGAAGTTGTTGATGAAGAAACAAGACTGATGTTGGAAATGGAGCGGGAGGATAGCTTCCAAAAAGCATTAG GTACCCGGCCTGCCCTCCCTGATGTCATCCTTGAAGATGAGTACCTACCGGTCCTTGAGATCTTCTATGCCTGCACAGACTCTGACCCTGAAAAGAGGCCATCAGCTGGGCAAATCCTGCATGTCATTGATTGTCTTGAAGATTTAGAAATTAATGACTCAAGCAGTATGAAAGATTGTGGTGAATGA